One genomic window of Helicobacter canis includes the following:
- a CDS encoding serine hydroxymethyltransferase — MGYEIERVDAEIYNLINAELTRQNEHLEMIASENYTFPAVMEAMGSVLTNKYAEGYPNKRYYGGCEFVDAIESIAIERAKKLFGCKFANVQPHSGSQANGAVYSALLKPYDKILGMDLSHGGHLTHGAKVSITGQIYQSFFYGVELDGRIDYEKLRQSAHIIKPKILVCGFSAYTRELDFAKFREIADEVGAILMADIAHIAGLVCAGEYPNPFPHCDVVTSTTHKTLRGPRGGLILTNDEEIAAKINKSVFPGLQGGPLMHIIAGKAVGFKENLKPEWKSYAKQVKANISKMAEVLVDRGYDLVSGGSDNHLILMSFLAKDFSGKDADIALGNAGITVNKNTVPGEKRSPFVTSGIRIGSPALTARGMKEAEFEWIAHKIADILDNITDTKLQERIKAEIRELNRGFVVYQKPIF, encoded by the coding sequence ATGGGATATGAAATAGAGCGAGTTGATGCTGAGATTTACAATCTCATCAATGCCGAGCTTACGCGCCAAAATGAGCATTTAGAGATGATTGCTAGTGAGAACTACACTTTTCCAGCCGTTATGGAGGCTATGGGCAGCGTGCTGACAAACAAATACGCAGAGGGCTATCCAAATAAGCGATATTATGGAGGCTGCGAGTTTGTCGATGCGATAGAATCCATAGCTATTGAGCGGGCTAAAAAGCTCTTTGGCTGCAAATTTGCCAATGTGCAGCCACACTCTGGTAGCCAAGCAAATGGCGCGGTGTATAGTGCGTTGCTCAAGCCTTATGACAAGATTTTGGGTATGGATCTAAGCCACGGAGGGCATCTCACGCACGGTGCGAAAGTGAGCATTACAGGACAGATCTATCAAAGCTTTTTTTATGGCGTGGAGCTAGATGGCAGGATTGATTATGAAAAGCTACGCCAAAGTGCGCATATCATCAAGCCAAAGATTTTGGTATGTGGATTTTCTGCCTATACAAGAGAGCTAGATTTTGCCAAGTTTAGAGAAATCGCTGATGAAGTGGGGGCGATTTTGATGGCAGATATTGCCCATATCGCCGGACTTGTTTGCGCGGGCGAATACCCCAATCCTTTCCCCCATTGTGATGTGGTAACCTCCACTACCCACAAGACTTTGCGCGGTCCTAGAGGAGGGCTTATCCTAACCAATGATGAAGAAATCGCCGCTAAAATCAACAAAAGTGTCTTCCCGGGCTTGCAAGGCGGACCGCTTATGCACATCATCGCAGGCAAGGCAGTGGGCTTTAAAGAAAATCTAAAACCCGAGTGGAAATCGTATGCCAAACAAGTCAAAGCAAACATTAGCAAAATGGCAGAAGTGCTTGTCGATAGAGGCTATGATCTAGTGAGCGGCGGAAGTGATAATCACCTTATTTTAATGAGCTTTTTGGCTAAAGATTTTAGCGGCAAAGATGCGGACATCGCCCTAGGCAATGCTGGAATCACGGTCAATAAAAACACCGTGCCGGGCGAAAAAAGAAGCCCATTTGTAACAAGCGGTATCCGCATAGGCTCTCCTGCCTTGACGGCTAGGGGGATGAAAGAAGCAGAGTTTGAGTGGATAGCACACAAAATCGCTGATATTTTAGATAATATTACTGATACAAAACTCCAAGAGCGCATTAAAGCTGAGATTAGGGAGCTAAATAGAGGGTTTGTGGTCTATCAAAAGCCCATTTTTTAA
- a CDS encoding DUF1882 domain-containing protein has product MTEMELKLIKMHSAFYFKKLDGLGQKVHYNGRLLFDKFQRVNSMLTSQIIRDHFARKITVAHSLILPGDKVENIVFDYNGRNPDRFYHKAQLLLRDEGFINFTAYNTKTPGHLHLYIHKGHTDLSEGQRLARTLSLKLGQKMPLEWRVFPNIDLPRDFNILIVPYEVYAKERGASWARHM; this is encoded by the coding sequence ATGACAGAAATGGAATTGAAGCTCATCAAAATGCATAGCGCGTTTTACTTCAAGAAGCTTGATGGATTGGGGCAAAAGGTGCATTACAATGGGCGATTATTGTTTGATAAATTCCAACGCGTCAATAGTATGCTCACAAGCCAGATTATACGGGATCATTTCGCGCGCAAGATCACTGTGGCACATAGCCTAATTTTACCCGGTGATAAGGTAGAAAATATCGTTTTTGACTACAATGGTAGGAATCCTGATCGCTTCTACCACAAAGCGCAGCTACTCTTGCGCGATGAAGGGTTCATCAATTTTACCGCTTATAACACAAAAACCCCTGGGCATTTGCATTTGTATATCCACAAAGGACACACAGATTTGAGCGAGGGGCAGCGGCTTGCACGCACACTCTCACTAAAACTTGGACAAAAAATGCCCCTTGAATGGCGCGTTTTCCCGAATATTGATTTACCAAGAGATTTTAATATACTTATCGTGCCTTATGAAGTCTATGCCAAAGAGCGTGGGGCTTCTTGGGCTAGACATATGTAG
- a CDS encoding SPOR domain-containing protein: MEDRKELSEILLGNNKQSSSGKKAVFVVIAAIAIIAVVAFLVWKFLITKEEPLATPSEIVDQNAMKPADDVFSSNFGSLDFGQDSSAPSSIDTYGMPSIPQDLNMGFEQDPISQDNTNAGNAVDIDNALSNIEDTISPSPAPKPTTTPKPEAPKPAEKPKPVQKPQAPTPKPTTTPKPAPKPEAPKPKPESSPKAQSASASAPAVANGSAPTQGFYWQVGAFEKEPNAEFLTLIKKYPYRIQHIVLDNKPNARYLLGPYKSRAQAPNREEIANMFKENPTPVEIP, translated from the coding sequence ATGGAAGATAGGAAAGAATTAAGCGAGATTCTACTAGGAAACAATAAACAATCTTCAAGTGGCAAGAAAGCGGTGTTTGTCGTCATAGCGGCTATTGCGATTATCGCGGTGGTAGCGTTTTTGGTATGGAAATTTCTCATCACCAAAGAAGAGCCGCTAGCTACTCCAAGCGAGATTGTCGATCAAAATGCAATGAAACCAGCCGATGATGTGTTTAGTAGTAATTTTGGTAGTTTAGATTTTGGGCAAGATAGTAGTGCGCCCAGCTCCATAGATACCTATGGTATGCCATCTATCCCACAGGATTTGAATATGGGCTTTGAGCAAGATCCAATCTCTCAAGACAATACCAATGCAGGCAATGCTGTCGATATTGACAATGCCTTGAGCAATATCGAAGATACAATTAGCCCTAGCCCCGCTCCTAAGCCTACTACCACACCTAAGCCAGAAGCTCCAAAGCCAGCAGAAAAGCCAAAACCTGTCCAAAAGCCACAAGCCCCTACTCCTAAGCCTACTACCACGCCAAAGCCTGCGCCTAAGCCAGAAGCTCCAAAGCCCAAGCCAGAATCTAGCCCCAAAGCCCAGTCTGCTAGCGCGAGTGCCCCCGCAGTGGCAAATGGATCTGCACCTACACAAGGGTTTTATTGGCAGGTTGGCGCATTTGAGAAAGAGCCAAATGCAGAATTTTTGACACTCATTAAAAAATACCCTTATAGAATCCAGCATATTGTTTTAGACAACAAGCCAAATGCTCGCTATCTTTTAGGACCATACAAAAGCAGAGCGCAAGCCCCAAATCGCGAAGAAATAGCCAATATGTTTAAAGAAAATCCAACACCTGTCGAAATCCCATAG
- the flgB gene encoding flagellar basal body rod protein FlgB, with the protein MISFAAEAKVYSLTYKALDFRSLRQDLIAGNIANQNTPFYRPRDIEFTQMLALEQAEILENKKPPILHIAQTKSKHFSLDDSRTSRHIHRPDMFFRDGHLARNDGNSVDLDIETTELGKNSVVYQGLTTALKKHKGILNYAIEAGKNI; encoded by the coding sequence ATGATTTCTTTTGCAGCTGAGGCTAAAGTCTATTCTCTCACATATAAGGCGTTGGATTTTCGCTCTTTGCGACAAGATTTGATAGCTGGCAATATCGCTAATCAAAACACCCCCTTTTATCGCCCAAGAGATATAGAATTTACACAAATGCTAGCTCTAGAGCAAGCAGAAATACTTGAAAACAAAAAGCCACCTATTCTTCATATCGCACAAACAAAATCCAAGCATTTTAGCCTAGATGATAGTCGCACATCGCGCCATATCCATAGACCCGATATGTTTTTCCGTGATGGGCATTTGGCAAGAAATGATGGCAATAGTGTGGATTTGGACATTGAGACAACAGAGCTTGGGAAAAACTCTGTTGTCTATCAAGGCTTAACCACCGCGCTAAAAAAGCACAAAGGCATCTTAAACTACGCCATTGAAGCTGGCAAAAACATTTAA
- the flgC gene encoding flagellar basal body rod protein FlgC, giving the protein MNFFNSFDISGYGLSAQRIRANLISANIANANTTRTDEGGPYRRQMLSFRAFDFNKALNQKLEKNSNGIEYEDPLNEGDLGKTPKPAIMGVYIDKIVRDDRAPIMKYEPNHPDANSEGYVAYPNINPVVEMADLIEATRAYQANVAAFQSAKTMAGNAILMMQA; this is encoded by the coding sequence ATGAATTTTTTCAACTCATTTGACATTAGCGGCTATGGGCTATCGGCTCAAAGGATCCGCGCCAATCTCATCTCTGCTAATATCGCAAATGCCAACACCACGCGCACTGATGAGGGCGGACCTTATAGGCGGCAAATGCTCTCATTCCGTGCATTTGATTTTAATAAGGCATTAAACCAAAAGCTTGAGAAAAACTCTAATGGCATAGAATACGAAGATCCGCTCAACGAAGGGGATTTAGGCAAAACTCCAAAGCCCGCGATAATGGGCGTGTATATCGATAAAATCGTGCGTGATGATCGCGCACCCATTATGAAATATGAGCCAAACCACCCAGATGCAAATTCTGAAGGCTATGTCGCATATCCTAATATCAATCCTGTGGTAGAAATGGCTGATCTAATCGAAGCCACAAGGGCATATCAAGCTAATGTTGCGGCATTTCAAAGTGCTAAGACTATGGCTGGCAATGCGATTTTAATGATGCAAGCATAG
- the fliE gene encoding flagellar hook-basal body complex protein FliE, which produces MDEIKKIGLNQALSITSSTGSSRTAGSSDASSGEFSKLLKKSIDELNQVQETSDKALADMASGQLKDLHQAAIAIGKAETSMKLMLEVRNKALSAYKEILRTQV; this is translated from the coding sequence ATGGATGAGATTAAAAAGATTGGCTTAAACCAAGCACTCTCTATCACAAGCTCTACGGGATCATCTCGCACCGCTGGGAGTAGCGATGCTTCTAGTGGGGAGTTTTCAAAGCTTTTGAAAAAGTCCATTGATGAGCTTAATCAAGTCCAAGAAACTTCCGACAAAGCTCTTGCTGATATGGCAAGCGGTCAGCTTAAAGATCTTCATCAAGCAGCCATTGCTATTGGCAAAGCAGAGACAAGTATGAAACTTATGCTAGAAGTGCGCAATAAGGCTTTGAGCGCGTATAAAGAGATTTTACGCACACAAGTGTAG
- a CDS encoding penicillin-binding protein 2, with product MQLEKSRRILVFFLLLLVGFIVFLAVAYFKAVLPRKMPTLIITKADIAVRGTIYTQDNYSLARSKKLYKLSFNPRSIDPDKKELFIKLLEIYSHIPRSKILEAFAQTNYTTLSYAISPNTAANLKALNAKLLAYDVFQEYEDDSGKLVQKIGLSIEVSGVDREYPYADLLEPIVGYTRKEQESGLTIPKGVDGIEKSQDPILKAVSHGKVSGRRDIGFNVIQSKGALQQKRYDGFDVVLGIPLKFQQKVEAIVDDAIREFDSDEVIAGVLHPKTGQILALATSNRFNPKSIRKQDYTSLKIRAIESFEPGSTIKPLVYALLLEKKLINPLSAIDLNDGYYRVGRYIIKDDSIMPKNPTIEDVLVRSSNVGMVKLSMLLSGREFYDGLKAFGLAQITGIDLPYEKDGVIPSVRELSQESSAAKASVSYGYRVRVTFMQLLRSYGTFVNGGYLVTPHITQHFIAQDSSIYVPNLPSPKHAISSTTAQKMQEVLIKVVESGTGKAAKVEQIIVGGKTGTARVVASSGGYGETYNGSFFGFAKDDENAYVIGVVTFGSSGQHYYGSQTSAPVFQKIAKELIAQGYLKPIKKDKQ from the coding sequence ATGCAGTTAGAAAAATCGCGTAGAATTCTTGTTTTTTTTCTACTGCTTTTGGTGGGGTTTATCGTATTTCTAGCTGTGGCGTATTTCAAGGCAGTTTTGCCTCGCAAAATGCCTACCCTTATCATCACCAAAGCTGACATAGCAGTGCGTGGCACTATCTATACGCAGGATAATTACTCACTCGCAAGAAGCAAAAAGCTCTATAAACTAAGCTTCAACCCACGCTCCATTGACCCTGATAAAAAAGAGCTTTTTATCAAACTTCTAGAGATATATAGCCATATACCAAGATCTAAGATTCTAGAAGCTTTCGCCCAGACAAACTACACGACTCTCTCCTATGCCATAAGCCCCAATACCGCCGCTAATCTAAAAGCCCTAAATGCCAAGCTGCTCGCTTATGATGTGTTCCAAGAATACGAAGATGATAGCGGTAAGCTCGTGCAAAAAATAGGGCTTAGTATCGAGGTAAGTGGGGTTGATAGGGAGTATCCGTATGCAGATTTACTAGAGCCAATTGTAGGCTACACAAGAAAGGAGCAGGAATCTGGGCTAACAATCCCCAAAGGTGTCGATGGTATAGAAAAATCCCAAGACCCGATCTTAAAAGCCGTAAGCCACGGCAAAGTATCTGGCAGGCGCGATATAGGGTTTAATGTCATTCAAAGCAAGGGGGCATTGCAGCAAAAACGCTATGATGGCTTTGATGTGGTGCTAGGCATTCCGCTTAAATTCCAGCAAAAGGTAGAAGCCATCGTAGATGATGCCATTAGGGAGTTTGACTCTGATGAAGTGATCGCTGGCGTGCTACATCCAAAAACAGGGCAGATTCTAGCCCTAGCCACTTCCAATCGCTTCAATCCAAAATCCATACGCAAGCAAGACTACACAAGCCTAAAAATCCGCGCGATAGAGTCCTTTGAGCCCGGCAGCACCATTAAGCCACTAGTCTATGCGCTACTTTTAGAAAAGAAGCTTATCAATCCACTAAGTGCCATTGATCTAAACGATGGCTACTACCGCGTGGGGCGATATATCATTAAAGATGATTCCATAATGCCCAAAAATCCCACGATAGAAGATGTGCTTGTGCGCTCTAGCAATGTAGGAATGGTCAAGCTCTCAATGCTACTTAGTGGGAGGGAGTTTTATGATGGGTTAAAAGCATTTGGGCTAGCACAGATTACAGGGATTGATCTGCCTTATGAGAAAGATGGCGTGATCCCATCTGTGCGCGAGCTAAGCCAAGAGTCCTCCGCGGCAAAGGCATCGGTGTCTTATGGCTATCGCGTGCGCGTTACTTTTATGCAGCTTTTGCGTTCTTATGGGACATTTGTCAATGGTGGATATTTGGTTACCCCACATATCACACAGCACTTCATCGCCCAAGATAGCTCCATCTATGTCCCCAATCTCCCATCTCCCAAGCACGCTATCTCTAGCACCACCGCGCAAAAAATGCAAGAAGTGCTAATCAAAGTCGTAGAATCTGGCACGGGCAAAGCAGCTAAAGTAGAGCAGATCATCGTAGGGGGCAAGACAGGCACAGCACGCGTTGTGGCGTCATCTGGTGGCTATGGCGAGACTTATAATGGCTCATTTTTTGGCTTTGCCAAAGATGATGAAAACGCCTATGTCATAGGGGTAGTAACCTTTGGCTCATCAGGGCAGCACTACTATGGCTCACAAACTTCTGCGCCTGTTTTCCAAAAAATCGCCAAAGAGCTTATCGCCCAAGGCTATCTCAAACCAATCAAAAAGGACAAACAATGA
- a CDS encoding type II secretion system protein produces the protein MRLSRAFSMIELVFVIAVLGVLSATLIKQLDFSKKACYTKLAHTLGTIQEQLSFLYTRHSLLGSKPTQSQVRALIEAHTLESKQCRLGFVRNRFRAEVAGVGVNFTLEPSDLSIQPSFKCPFSRNIVCREILLRSKRL, from the coding sequence ATGCGCTTAAGCAGGGCGTTTAGTATGATTGAGCTAGTGTTTGTGATAGCCGTGCTTGGTGTGCTAAGTGCTACGCTCATCAAGCAGCTAGATTTTAGCAAGAAAGCCTGCTATACCAAGCTAGCCCACACACTAGGCACGATACAAGAGCAGCTCTCTTTTCTCTATACGCGCCACAGCCTGCTAGGCAGCAAGCCTACGCAATCCCAAGTGCGCGCACTTATAGAAGCCCACACACTAGAATCCAAACAATGTCGGCTAGGCTTTGTGCGCAATCGCTTCCGCGCAGAAGTAGCGGGCGTGGGGGTGAATTTCACCCTAGAGCCAAGTGATTTGAGTATCCAGCCCTCGTTTAAATGCCCCTTTTCTAGGAATATTGTTTGTAGAGAGATTCTCTTGCGCAGTAAAAGACTCTAG
- a CDS encoding toxin, with product MKRLLLVAIFMLSAYADDPELPDFVEFTTPVSIRSAFSGDIVGFGKDRNWTIRDIPLTEDMSKDDPFKDFGLGAVQFVQLGTQDVCLALGEDGLFTRKNCDEDLDSKKYETLYTIIPTTTPAVQIRSFVLAKNECMTVFNNPQLPRGRGIGIRPCDVDSLFSVDLDNLFLLNPPIRDARLINP from the coding sequence ATGAAAAGATTATTGCTAGTTGCGATATTTATGCTTAGTGCGTATGCAGATGATCCAGAGCTGCCAGATTTTGTAGAATTTACCACGCCTGTGTCGATACGAAGTGCGTTTTCTGGGGATATTGTGGGCTTTGGGAAAGATAGGAATTGGACTATACGGGATATTCCTTTGACAGAGGATATGAGTAAAGATGATCCTTTTAAGGATTTTGGGCTTGGTGCGGTGCAGTTTGTGCAGCTAGGCACGCAAGATGTCTGCCTAGCCTTAGGCGAAGATGGGCTTTTCACGCGTAAAAACTGCGATGAAGATTTGGATTCTAAAAAATATGAGACACTCTATACCATTATCCCCACAACCACGCCCGCAGTGCAAATCCGCTCCTTTGTGCTAGCAAAAAATGAGTGTATGACCGTGTTTAATAACCCCCAGCTCCCTAGGGGCAGGGGCATTGGAATCCGCCCTTGCGATGTGGATAGTCTCTTTTCTGTGGATTTGGATAATCTCTTTTTGCTCAATCCCCCTATCCGTGATGCAAGACTTATCAATCCTTAA
- a CDS encoding cytolethal distending toxin subunit B family protein: MKIIALMLLGISLLFGKIEDYVVGTWNLQGSSASTENKWNVSVRQLITGDNPVNILMVQEAGRVPATARPTGRVIQPGGTPIEEYTWDLGTRSRPNSVFIYYANIDVGARRVNMAIVSARQAEEVFVVRQDRVAADVSRPAIGIRIGNDVFFNIHALASGGGDATALVTAVHDTFLTRQELSWIIAGDFNRDPASLQSGLDTRITNHIHIVTQNSATHFSRGAANRILDYAVVGRSSSDRRTLALPAITALLMAASVRSHLASDHVPVRFGKFK; encoded by the coding sequence ATGAAAATTATCGCGCTAATGTTACTAGGCATAAGCCTACTTTTTGGCAAGATTGAGGACTATGTTGTAGGCACTTGGAATTTGCAGGGCTCTTCAGCTAGCACGGAAAATAAGTGGAATGTAAGTGTGCGGCAGCTCATCACCGGGGATAATCCTGTGAATATCCTAATGGTGCAAGAAGCCGGCAGAGTGCCTGCCACTGCTAGACCCACAGGCAGAGTGATCCAGCCCGGTGGCACGCCCATTGAGGAATACACTTGGGATCTAGGCACGCGATCACGACCAAATTCTGTGTTTATCTACTATGCCAATATCGATGTAGGAGCTAGGCGAGTGAATATGGCGATTGTGAGTGCTAGACAGGCGGAGGAAGTCTTTGTGGTCCGTCAAGATAGGGTTGCGGCTGATGTTTCACGCCCGGCTATTGGCATTAGGATCGGCAATGATGTGTTTTTCAATATCCACGCATTAGCAAGTGGGGGCGGCGATGCGACAGCTCTAGTAACAGCGGTGCATGATACATTTCTCACGCGTCAAGAATTAAGCTGGATCATCGCTGGGGACTTCAACCGCGATCCTGCAAGCCTACAATCCGGGCTTGATACAAGGATCACCAATCATATACACATCGTTACGCAAAATTCCGCCACGCATTTTAGCAGAGGTGCTGCTAATAGGATTTTGGACTATGCGGTTGTGGGGCGAAGCTCTAGTGATAGGAGGACGCTAGCCCTGCCTGCTATCACCGCGCTTTTGATGGCAGCTAGCGTGCGATCGCATTTAGCTTCAGATCATGTCCCTGTGCGTTTTGGCAAATTTAAGTAG
- a CDS encoding RICIN domain-containing protein: protein MRLIMCAVLLFGVCLAQEVGVGVDLGIGDSPTPPVDMSEVDSSKVSLVQGPNLTDILPRPNTDEMGNHTPTEHTELLVLAGNSSGRENVSDLLSIMSPEGGVLTLWALAVGNWVWGYPLIDTLDFGGARIWRIFTKANGSVAIQNAKEGTCLSAYRNGVIHSYCNMEDPAQLWRFNFFDNQAVQIQNVATKQCLQTPSNQATRFFSIFLTNCVQGGQLNSDQQWFITAPPLQAGVVFSTDGR, encoded by the coding sequence ATGCGTTTGATTATGTGTGCGGTGCTGTTATTTGGGGTTTGCTTGGCACAAGAGGTAGGTGTGGGCGTGGATTTGGGCATTGGGGATTCTCCTACGCCGCCTGTGGATATGAGTGAAGTGGATTCTAGTAAAGTCTCGCTTGTGCAGGGACCAAACCTTACAGACATACTCCCTCGACCAAACACCGATGAAATGGGCAACCACACGCCCACCGAGCATACAGAGCTGCTTGTGCTAGCTGGGAATAGTAGCGGCAGAGAGAATGTATCTGATTTGCTCTCTATTATGAGCCCTGAAGGGGGTGTTTTGACGCTCTGGGCTTTAGCGGTGGGGAATTGGGTGTGGGGGTATCCACTCATAGATACCCTAGATTTCGGTGGGGCTAGGATTTGGCGGATTTTTACCAAAGCTAATGGCAGCGTAGCAATCCAAAATGCCAAAGAAGGCACCTGCCTAAGTGCGTATAGAAATGGCGTGATCCATAGCTACTGCAATATGGAAGATCCAGCGCAGCTATGGAGGTTTAATTTCTTTGACAATCAAGCAGTGCAAATCCAAAATGTCGCCACGAAGCAATGTTTGCAGACCCCAAGCAATCAAGCCACGAGATTTTTTAGCATTTTTCTTACAAACTGCGTGCAAGGCGGGCAGCTAAATAGTGATCAGCAGTGGTTCATCACCGCTCCTCCGCTTCAAGCAGGTGTGGTCTTTAGCACCGATGGCAGATAG
- a CDS encoding MFS transporter, whose translation MNKPQNSANTRRKIFFINLLPIILITLNLRAPITSIAPVVDSVREYYALNAALAGLLTSLPLLAFGLVSFVVSYFQPVRAMFVGLLCILLGEIVRCVGGSAELFIGTAIMGSGIAVANVLLPSLVKAKFPRQIPKIMGIYSLVLNFSAMLGVLLILPLMGLLPVPLALSSWAVFAVAAIASYLPQMSNRRISRPKLKSTATGTLFANVNAWKITLFMGITSTIAYSFFAWYPSFLMSFGFSAHFASQMMILSYCVLVPTAFFAPLMLGVLPSARRIYLIIFICGAYIVCFALLLISQQVWVVLIVSMLIGVPVGGVFGIALLFISTKSANVQTATKLSAMAQGVGYLIAALSPVVIGKIYDHFHSFTYALVGLLGLAILLNYIGYLAYKSPQI comes from the coding sequence ATGAACAAACCACAAAACTCCGCCAACACACGCCGCAAGATCTTTTTCATCAATCTATTGCCAATTATTTTGATCACCCTAAATCTCCGCGCCCCTATCACTTCTATCGCGCCTGTGGTGGATAGCGTGCGTGAGTATTACGCGCTTAATGCCGCGCTTGCTGGGCTGCTTACCAGCCTGCCGCTGCTTGCCTTTGGGCTTGTGTCTTTTGTCGTCTCGTATTTTCAGCCTGTGCGTGCGATGTTTGTGGGGCTGCTTTGTATCCTGCTAGGTGAGATTGTGCGCTGCGTGGGCGGGAGCGCGGAGCTTTTCATCGGCACGGCGATTATGGGCAGTGGGATTGCTGTGGCAAATGTGCTACTCCCAAGCCTTGTCAAAGCTAAATTCCCCCGACAAATCCCCAAAATAATGGGGATTTACAGCCTTGTGCTGAATTTCTCTGCTATGCTTGGGGTGCTGCTTATCCTCCCACTTATGGGGCTACTCCCTGTGCCTTTAGCTCTCTCTAGCTGGGCGGTTTTCGCAGTAGCTGCGATTGCTAGCTATCTGCCTCAAATGAGCAACCGCAGGATCTCACGCCCCAAGCTCAAATCCACCGCCACAGGCACGCTGTTTGCCAATGTAAATGCGTGGAAAATCACGCTGTTTATGGGGATTACAAGCACGATCGCATATAGCTTTTTTGCGTGGTATCCTAGCTTTCTTATGTCCTTTGGATTCTCCGCGCATTTTGCCTCTCAAATGATGATCCTTTCATACTGCGTCCTTGTGCCTACGGCATTTTTCGCGCCGCTTATGCTTGGGGTGCTGCCTAGTGCGCGTAGGATCTATCTCATCATTTTCATTTGCGGGGCGTATATTGTGTGCTTTGCCTTGCTGCTTATCTCCCAGCAAGTGTGGGTGGTGCTCATCGTCTCTATGCTGATTGGCGTGCCTGTGGGAGGGGTGTTTGGGATCGCGCTGCTCTTTATCTCCACAAAAAGTGCCAATGTCCAAACCGCCACCAAACTCTCCGCTATGGCACAAGGCGTGGGCTATCTCATCGCCGCGCTCTCCCCTGTGGTAATCGGCAAAATCTATGATCATTTTCATAGCTTTACCTACGCGCTTGTGGGGCTGCTTGGCTTGGCGATTTTGCTAAATTATATCGGCTATCTCGCCTACAAATCCCCGCAGATCTAG
- a CDS encoding restriction endonuclease PLD domain-containing protein, producing MENLFCDCFGFENLSRSDTAYDARLNHLGVGLKTFICNSNASVEKVAEFNKDSAFLKHITDKRDLAEKLAHLRNERIESANKIYDIKNSVYHIIARQDKKLLFFETDYEKININNIQKIKNNDKSLSFYDGTNEYIFNHSKSVLQRKFYIPTNPHILEIEIANNPFELLLSLQDLQIKQHKEKIAGLDYVVLPLYSIKGGVKNVPEKSGLNQWNAGGRIRKYGEVYIPVPREIHKKYPNFFPPRDEIFTLITPNKEQLQAKLCQDNAKALMSNPNTNLAKWLLQTALHYKEGELATYERMLELGFDSVIITKESQSHFSIDIMPLDSYEKFISL from the coding sequence ATGGAAAATCTTTTTTGTGATTGTTTTGGATTTGAGAATCTTAGTCGCTCTGATACTGCTTATGATGCAAGGCTAAATCACTTAGGAGTAGGATTAAAAACTTTCATTTGCAATAGTAATGCAAGTGTTGAAAAAGTGGCAGAATTTAATAAAGATTCTGCGTTTTTAAAACACATAACAGACAAAAGAGATTTAGCAGAAAAACTAGCACATTTACGCAATGAACGCATAGAATCTGCTAATAAAATTTATGATATAAAGAATTCTGTTTATCATATCATCGCAAGGCAGGATAAGAAACTACTATTTTTTGAAACTGATTATGAAAAAATCAATATAAACAATATACAAAAAATTAAAAACAATGATAAAAGTTTAAGCTTTTACGATGGAACTAATGAATACATTTTTAATCATTCTAAAAGTGTTTTGCAAAGAAAATTTTATATCCCTACAAATCCCCATATTTTAGAAATAGAAATTGCCAATAATCCTTTTGAGTTGCTTCTATCACTACAAGACTTACAAATAAAGCAGCATAAAGAAAAAATTGCAGGGCTTGATTATGTCGTTTTGCCTTTGTATAGCATAAAAGGTGGGGTAAAAAATGTGCCTGAAAAAAGCGGTTTAAATCAATGGAATGCAGGAGGTAGGATACGAAAATATGGCGAAGTATATATCCCTGTGCCAAGAGAAATCCACAAAAAATATCCTAACTTTTTCCCACCAAGAGATGAGATATTTACCCTAATAACGCCCAATAAAGAACAATTACAAGCCAAACTCTGTCAAGATAACGCAAAAGCTCTAATGAGTAATCCAAACACAAATTTAGCAAAATGGCTTTTACAAACTGCCCTGCACTATAAAGAAGGGGAGCTTGCGACTTATGAAAGAATGCTAGAGCTTGGCTTTGATAGCGTGATTATCACAAAGGAATCACAATCACACTTTAGCATAGACATTATGCCACTTGATAGCTATGAGAAGTTCATTAGTCTTTAG